A window of Flavobacterium branchiarum genomic DNA:
AAGAAGAAAGCATGGATAATATTAAAAAATGATAAGGCCGTTTTACCTAGTGAAAAATGAACTATCGTTTTCTTTTGGATTTTTAGTGTTAATAAGGGTCTTATGTTAAGTACTGGAATAGCTTGCATTATTAGTCTAATAGCCAAATCGAACAAAAAGTAATAAACTAAGAACTTATTAATACTTAGTAAAGGATCTAGATTCATTTTTTTAAGAATATAAAATGCTCCAGCTCCAGCTACTATAAAAACAAGTGAAAAATAAACTACCAGAAAGCCTATTAAAATTTTCAATGCTACATTAGTACCAAAAGAAGCCGACCTAGAAAAAGCTTTCCATTCGAGATAAATAAATTTTTTAATCATTTTTTGTTTGGTTTAGTCAGTCAATAAGTTTGTAAATGTAAGAAAACGTTACATACAAAATAAAATATTGCTTTTAAATACCAATCATTTAATAGCGGTTTGCTATTTTTGCAAAAAAATAATATCATGCCTTCATTCCTAAAACTAATAATAAAAGAAGTAAAACGTGAAACTGCTTCGGCTGTTTCAATACTTTTTAATGTTCCTGAAGAACTAAAGTCGAACTATACTTTTGTTGCAGGACAATATATCAATTTACGATTAACTCTAGATAATAAAGAACTTCGTCGTGCTTATTCTATTTGTTCTTCACCTGAAAGTGGTGAGTTACGTATTGCTGTAAAAGCAGTAAAAAATGGTGTCTTTTCACAATTTGCAACTACAAAACTAAAAGCTGGAGATGTTCTTGAAGTAGGTAAACCAGAAGGTAAATTTACATTTGAACCTGATCCTGAAAGACAAAAAAACTATGCAGCGTTTGTTGCTGGAAGCGGAATAACTCCTGTTCTTTCTATCTTAAAATCAGTTTTAAAAAGTGAACCAAAAAGCTCATTTGTATTGGTTTATGGAAACAAAACTCCTGAGGATACCATTTTTTATCAAGAATTACACGATCTACAATTACAATATGTTGGACGTTTATTTGTTCATTATGTTTTTAGTCAAGCTAAAGTAGAAAATGCTCTATTTGGTCGAATAGATAAATCGGCAGTAAATTATGTATTGAATAACAAACACAAAGAATTACAATTTGATAAATTCTATTTGTGTGGTCCTGAAGAAATGATTAATACCGTTTCAGATATTTTAAAAGAGAAAAATGTAAAAGAATCTGCTATAAAATTTGAGCTTTTTACTTCTTCTACTCAAGAAAATAAAATCGATACTTCATTAGAAGGACATTCTAAAATTACTGTTCTTGTTGATGATGAGGAAGTTTCTTTTGAAATGTCACAAAAACAAACTATTCTAGATGCAGCACTAAAACAAGGAATTGATGCTCCTTATTCTTGCCAAGGCGGAATCTGTAGCAGCTGTCTTGCGCGTGTAACTTCTGGTTCTGCTGAGATGAAAAAGAACTCAATTTTAACTGATAAAGAGATTGCAGACGGATTAATTCTTACTTGTCAAGCACATCCAACATCTGAGTCTATTTATGTAGATTACGATGATGTTTAGTCGCAGTATTCAGTTTTAAGTTAACAGTTATAAAAAAAGATTTTGCAAAGCAAAATCTTTTTTTATATAAGACAAACTGTAAACTGTAAACTGTAAACTGTAAACTGTAAACTGTAAACTGTAAACTGTAAACTGTAAACTGTAAACTGTAAACTGTAAACTGTAAACTGTAAACTGTAAACTGTAAACTGTAAACTGTAAACTGTAAACTGTAAACTTACAACTGCGCCTGAATCTTAGCTACTACTTCATCAGGTGAAATTGTTCGCATGGCATCTTCATAACCAGGAACTATTTTATTTCCGTATACAGAGGTTGGTAACAACGGGAATTTTGTTCTATCCGAAACTAATGCGTTTTCAAGCTTTTGATTAAAAGGTAAAAATCCTGCATACGGATGTGTTGCACCCCAAAGTGAAATCACATTAACTCCTAACATAGCAGCAATATGCGCATTTCCGGAGTCCATAGAAAGCATTACATCAAGATTACTAATCAACTTTAATTCTTGTTGAAACTTGATTTTTCCAGCTACATTTATCACATTAGAATAAGGTTTTGAAAAGGACTCTAAAATTTCAATTTCTTTCTTCCCACCACCGAAAAGTAAAATTGTATGCTCTTTATTTTCAGCCAATTTAGCAATTACTTCCTGCATTAAATCTAAAGGATAAACTTTAGAATCATACTGTGCAAAAGGGGCAATTCCGATAAGTTTTTGATAACTTTCTCCTACCAAGTTTGTAATTTCGGCACTTAAAGTTGCTTTTTTAGGAAACTCAGGATTCGATAAATCTAATGAAAATCCAAGCTCTTCAAACACTTTAGCATGTCGTTCAAACATGGTTGGTAATTGCTTAAAGATTTTATTTTCAGCACGCATTAATGCCTTTTTAGCATCTCTTGCTTTATCAACAAATGCTGTTTTTTTTCCGCTTAAAGCGAATAAATTACGAACAATTGTAGAGCGCAAAACATTATGCAAATCAGCAAAAGCATCAATATCAAGCTTTTTTAAATCTTTATATAAACGCACTAATCCCAAAAACCCTTTATGACGCTCTTTATCATCAAAAGCGAAAAAAGTTAAGTTAGGGATTCCATCAAAAAAAGGTTTAAAAAACGGACGTGAAATCACCGTTAAATGAACCTCTGGATACTGTTTTACAAAAGCGCGTAAAACAGGAACCGTCATGGCGACATCTCCCATTGCGGAAAGTCTCATGACGGCTATATGCTTGATTGTATTGGACAATACTGCCAAATTATTTTTTATTTTGGTATAAAACAGGATTCAAATCATCGTCGTTGTACATTTTCATTTGCTTGTACACTTTCATGAATTTATCTCCATTTTCAATATCTGTTAATAAGTCATCAATTGCAGTCGACAAATCACTTCTTTGCTCCAAAAGTACGTTTAATTTTTCCTGACATTTATCTCTATGTTCTTGTGAAGCTTCTGCACGAGTCGCCTCTTCGTTCATATGATAAATTTTTAAAGCCAAGATAGATAGTCTGTCAAATGCCCATGCTGGACTTTCAGAATTGATTTTAGCCCCATCTTTTACTTTAACATGGCTGTATTTTTGTAAAAAGTAACTATCGATATATTCTACCATATCAGTACGCTCTTGATTAGAAGCATCAATTCTTCTTTTAAGAGTAAGTGCCGCTACAGGATCAATATTTGGATCACGAATAATATCTTCAAAATGCCATTGTACGGTATCTATCCAGTTTTTTAAATATAATAAATGTTCAAATTTATCTTTAGGATATGGATTGTTTATTGGCTGATCAACATTATCGTATTTATGATAATCTTTGATGCTTTGTTCGAATACAGAATATGCTAATTTTGAAAACATGTCTTTAAATTTTATAGATACAAAGATACTTTTTATACTTTTATAAAAAAATATCCAATCATAAATCTATTTCTCACAAATTTAGATTTAAAAATAAATTAAAAAACACCAACATGCAGATTCATTATTTATCCGAAAACAACAGTGTATTAAACCATTTTTTAGGTCAGATACGAAATATAAAAGTTCAAAACGATAGTATGCGTTTTCGAAGAAATATTGAGCGTATCGGTGAGATTATGGCGTACGAGATAAGTAAAGATCTCTCTTATAAAAATGTTGAAATTGAAACTCCTCTAGGCACGAAAAGCACTACTGAAATTGATGATAAACTTATTTTATGCTCCATTTTACGTGCTGGATTGCCCTTACATATAGGTTTCTTAAATTACTTTGATGAAGCCGAAAATGGCTTTGTTTCTGCAAGCAGACATCACCCAAACAACGATGATGAATTTGTAATTTTAGTTGAATATCAAGCGTTATCTAGTATCAATAACAAAACTGTTTTATTAATCGATCCAATGCTTGCAACTGGACAATCTATTGTTGCTGTATATGAGAAATTAATACAAAATGGTGCTCCAAAAGAAATGCATCTTGCTGTTGTGATTGCTGCTCCAGAAGGTGTTGCTTATCTAGAAAAACATCTTCCTGACTCCTGTCATTTATGGATTGCTGCTTTGGATAGTAACTTAAACGAGAAAAATTACATTGTTCCTGGATTAGGAGATGCTGGTGATTTAGCCTACGGAAATAAGTTATAATTGTGAGAAAAAAGTAAAAAGACTACACAAAATTAAGACTCCAAAAACAATTTCATTACTGAGTTTGTTTTGTGAAAACTCTATATGACTTGACCCCATAATAGCCAAAGGGGCAACTGTAAACAATAATAAATCATTGCTTTTGTTAGGAGATATTAAAAACACAAGAACTCCAATAAAGAAATAAGCTACGATTTTTTTATACGAAGAATGTAGTAATAATGGTCTATTTGATAAAGTCATTAACAATGAAACAACAAAGAATAATGCAACTGCAACGTATATAGATAAAGCTCCATTTTGATAACTATTAGTGAAGTAGTTAATCCTAAAATCAACTATTACACGGTTCTGAAAAAATGCAATTATATCGATATTAAATAATACAGCCACTAATGAAAAAAGTGTTGCAATGGTAAAGAGTGCTATAAATGGTAAAATCCAGTTTCTATAATCTCCTGCAACGTGAAAAATAATTGATATAAATACCAATACCATAAATAAAATACTCCAAAATTGGAACAACGAAGCTAATAAAATCCATAATGAAGCATCAAATATTTTTTCTTTTGATGCTTTCAGGGATTGTAATGATAACAGTCTACGGAGCGCCAATAAAACAAAGAAATTAGCTAGTAAAATGTTTGGATTATTAAATGCAGAAGGAAAAAACAGGCTTAACAATAAATAAAAAAATATCGTGTAACCATTGTCTTTACTAAGTCCGTTCTTCTTAACAACAAAACTTGTTATCAACATCGATCCTAAAACAACTATCAATAAACTTATTTTTTCAGAAATTGAAATAGCCGATTTGGTCCAAGAAATATCTTGAAATTGAAAGATGAAAAAGAAAACCAGCATCAAAATTACAACCAAAGAATAATTTAATGGTGTAGATTTTTTAAAAACACTTGTTATCATAAGGATATTTTATACTTTTGTGACTGTAAATATAATACTTGTTTAAAAAGGAAACCAACAACTTGAAATAAAGATTCTGAATATCGGGATTTATAACTTCAATGTGTTACAAAACAATAAATAACAAAATAATTTTATAAATTATGACAACTTTTTTTGAAGGAATACAGTACTTATTCGTAAACATTTTATTTGCTCCACTTGATTTTTTACGTTCATTAGAACTTGTATCATGGTTTGGCGCTAATACAATTAACTGGATTTTCATGATCATTTGTGCTGCTGCAATGGTATATTGGATCAAACAATTACGCATTTTTGATGCTCAAGGAACAGAAAATCAAGATACAACGGCTCACTCTTTCTTAAAGTAAGTCAAAGCCGATATCTTTTCTAAAATACATCTTATCAAAATTTAGCTTGTCTATGTTTTGATAAGATTTTTTTATGGCCTCTTGAAAATTATCTCCATACGAAGTTACAGCAAGAACTCTACCTCCATTACTTAAGACAGCACCATTATCTAATTTTGTTCCTGCATGGAAAACAATAGAGTCAGAAATATTCTCTAATCCTGAAATTACTTTTCCTTTTTCAAAATCTTCTGGATATCCACCTGAAACAACCATAATTGTTGTAGCACTTCTTGGATCAACCTCTAAAGAAATTGTATCTAGTTTTTCATTGGCAACAGCCAAAAACAATTCTACTAAGTCTGTTTTTAATCTTGGAACTACAACTTCAGTTTCTGGATCTCCCATTCTTACATTGTATTCTATTACAATCGGTTCATTATTTACATTTATTAAACCAATAAATACAAAACCTTTGTACTCAATTCCGTCTTTTTGAAAACCTTCTATAGTTGGTTTTACAATGCGTGTTTCGATTTTTTCCATTAAAACAGCATCAACATAAGGAACTGGAGAAACTGCTCCCATACCACCTGTATTTAAGCCTGTGTCGCCTTCTCCAATACGTTTGTAATCTTTAGCAGTTGGAAGTATTTTATAACTTTTGCCATCTGTTAATACAAAACAGCTTAATTCGATTCCGTCTAAGAATTCTTCGATAACAACTTTTGAACTTGCTGCACCAAATTTTTCATGAACCAACATGTTTCTTAGTTCAGTTTTAGCTTCTTCTAAATCTTGAATAATCAAAACTCCTTTTCCTGCTGCCA
This region includes:
- the upp gene encoding uracil phosphoribosyltransferase, encoding MQIHYLSENNSVLNHFLGQIRNIKVQNDSMRFRRNIERIGEIMAYEISKDLSYKNVEIETPLGTKSTTEIDDKLILCSILRAGLPLHIGFLNYFDEAENGFVSASRHHPNNDDEFVILVEYQALSSINNKTVLLIDPMLATGQSIVAVYEKLIQNGAPKEMHLAVVIAAPEGVAYLEKHLPDSCHLWIAALDSNLNEKNYIVPGLGDAGDLAYGNKL
- the purD gene encoding phosphoribosylamine--glycine ligase, coding for MTILLLGSGGREHAFAWKMIQSPLCDKLFVAPGNAGTAAIAHNINISPTDFEAIKALVLQENIGMVVVGPEDPLVKGIYDYFKNDESLKDIPVIGPSKIGAQLEGSKEFAKEFLMKHNIPTAAYDSFTAETVEKGCAFLETLQPPFVLKADGLAAGKGVLIIQDLEEAKTELRNMLVHEKFGAASSKVVIEEFLDGIELSCFVLTDGKSYKILPTAKDYKRIGEGDTGLNTGGMGAVSPVPYVDAVLMEKIETRIVKPTIEGFQKDGIEYKGFVFIGLINVNNEPIVIEYNVRMGDPETEVVVPRLKTDLVELFLAVANEKLDTISLEVDPRSATTIMVVSGGYPEDFEKGKVISGLENISDSIVFHAGTKLDNGAVLSNGGRVLAVTSYGDNFQEAIKKSYQNIDKLNFDKMYFRKDIGFDLL
- a CDS encoding DUF6341 family protein, with amino-acid sequence MTTFFEGIQYLFVNILFAPLDFLRSLELVSWFGANTINWIFMIICAAAMVYWIKQLRIFDAQGTENQDTTAHSFLK
- a CDS encoding DUF6427 family protein; this translates as MITSVFKKSTPLNYSLVVILMLVFFFIFQFQDISWTKSAISISEKISLLIVVLGSMLITSFVVKKNGLSKDNGYTIFFYLLLSLFFPSAFNNPNILLANFFVLLALRRLLSLQSLKASKEKIFDASLWILLASLFQFWSILFMVLVFISIIFHVAGDYRNWILPFIALFTIATLFSLVAVLFNIDIIAFFQNRVIVDFRINYFTNSYQNGALSIYVAVALFFVVSLLMTLSNRPLLLHSSYKKIVAYFFIGVLVFLISPNKSNDLLLFTVAPLAIMGSSHIEFSQNKLSNEIVFGVLILCSLFTFFSQL
- a CDS encoding ferredoxin--NADP reductase translates to MPSFLKLIIKEVKRETASAVSILFNVPEELKSNYTFVAGQYINLRLTLDNKELRRAYSICSSPESGELRIAVKAVKNGVFSQFATTKLKAGDVLEVGKPEGKFTFEPDPERQKNYAAFVAGSGITPVLSILKSVLKSEPKSSFVLVYGNKTPEDTIFYQELHDLQLQYVGRLFVHYVFSQAKVENALFGRIDKSAVNYVLNNKHKELQFDKFYLCGPEEMINTVSDILKEKNVKESAIKFELFTSSTQENKIDTSLEGHSKITVLVDDEEVSFEMSQKQTILDAALKQGIDAPYSCQGGICSSCLARVTSGSAEMKKNSILTDKEIADGLILTCQAHPTSESIYVDYDDV
- a CDS encoding glycosyltransferase family 9 protein is translated as MRLSAMGDVAMTVPVLRAFVKQYPEVHLTVISRPFFKPFFDGIPNLTFFAFDDKERHKGFLGLVRLYKDLKKLDIDAFADLHNVLRSTIVRNLFALSGKKTAFVDKARDAKKALMRAENKIFKQLPTMFERHAKVFEELGFSLDLSNPEFPKKATLSAEITNLVGESYQKLIGIAPFAQYDSKVYPLDLMQEVIAKLAENKEHTILLFGGGKKEIEILESFSKPYSNVINVAGKIKFQQELKLISNLDVMLSMDSGNAHIAAMLGVNVISLWGATHPYAGFLPFNQKLENALVSDRTKFPLLPTSVYGNKIVPGYEDAMRTISPDEVVAKIQAQL
- a CDS encoding DUF4254 domain-containing protein, translated to MFSKLAYSVFEQSIKDYHKYDNVDQPINNPYPKDKFEHLLYLKNWIDTVQWHFEDIIRDPNIDPVAALTLKRRIDASNQERTDMVEYIDSYFLQKYSHVKVKDGAKINSESPAWAFDRLSILALKIYHMNEEATRAEASQEHRDKCQEKLNVLLEQRSDLSTAIDDLLTDIENGDKFMKVYKQMKMYNDDDLNPVLYQNKK